A single region of the Mannheimia bovis genome encodes:
- the nhaB gene encoding sodium/proton antiporter NhaB, translating into MSNLDALYKSFLGKSPEWYKLCILAFLIINPLIYFFISPFVAGWFLVAEFIFTLAMALKCYPLQPGGLLAIEAVIIGMTSPKHIKHEIVANFDVILLLMFMVAGIYFMKQLLLYIFTKLLVAIHSKKILSLAFCLSAAFLSAFLDALTVIAVIISVGTGFYGVYHKVASGNSFEDSTDITNDEKILTNKEILEQFRGFLRSLLMHAGVGSALGGVMTMVGEPQNLIIASQAEWGFAEFLLRVLPVSLPVLICGIATCFLVEKYKLFGYGDKLPRKVWIVLARYNQLKEQKMTKQDKLKMIVQAIAGVWLIVGLALHLADVGIIGLTIIIICTAFCGITDEHALGKAFQESMPFTALLIVFFSIVAVIIDLKLFEPIIAFVLSAEPHSQLSLFYIFNGLLSMISDNVFVGTVYINEAKTALNAGIVERAQFDLLAVAINTGTNLPSVATPNGQAAFLFLLTSSFAPLIKLSYGRMVYMALPYTIVLSVVGFLALEFLLPSMTELMLNWGWIVTR; encoded by the coding sequence ATGAGTAATCTTGATGCTCTCTATAAAAGTTTTTTAGGGAAAAGCCCTGAGTGGTATAAGCTCTGTATTTTAGCATTTCTAATTATTAACCCTCTCATTTATTTCTTCATTAGCCCTTTTGTAGCAGGCTGGTTTCTGGTTGCTGAATTTATTTTTACCCTTGCTATGGCGTTGAAATGTTATCCTTTGCAACCGGGCGGATTACTTGCCATTGAAGCTGTAATTATCGGTATGACCAGCCCTAAGCATATTAAACACGAAATTGTGGCGAATTTTGATGTTATTTTGCTTCTGATGTTTATGGTAGCGGGTATTTATTTTATGAAGCAACTTCTGCTTTATATTTTTACCAAACTTCTTGTAGCTATCCACTCTAAAAAAATTCTCTCTCTCGCCTTCTGTTTAAGTGCTGCTTTCTTATCAGCTTTCCTTGATGCTCTAACCGTAATTGCGGTAATTATCAGCGTAGGAACAGGTTTCTACGGGGTATATCATAAAGTTGCATCAGGTAATAGTTTTGAAGATTCAACCGATATTACCAATGATGAGAAAATTCTCACTAATAAAGAAATTTTAGAACAATTTCGTGGTTTTTTAAGAAGCCTATTAATGCACGCAGGTGTGGGGTCTGCCTTAGGTGGTGTGATGACAATGGTGGGCGAGCCGCAAAACTTAATTATTGCTTCACAAGCCGAATGGGGGTTTGCAGAGTTTTTATTGCGTGTTCTGCCTGTTAGCTTACCAGTTTTAATCTGTGGCATTGCGACTTGTTTTTTAGTGGAAAAATACAAATTATTCGGTTATGGCGACAAACTTCCTCGTAAAGTGTGGATTGTACTTGCTCGTTATAATCAATTAAAAGAACAAAAAATGACTAAGCAAGATAAGCTAAAAATGATCGTACAAGCCATTGCCGGTGTTTGGTTAATTGTTGGTTTAGCATTGCATCTTGCTGATGTTGGCATTATCGGTTTAACTATTATCATTATTTGTACAGCATTTTGTGGTATTACTGATGAACACGCGTTAGGTAAAGCATTCCAAGAATCAATGCCGTTTACTGCATTATTGATTGTATTTTTCTCAATTGTTGCAGTTATCATTGATTTAAAATTATTTGAACCGATTATTGCCTTTGTGTTATCGGCAGAACCACATTCTCAGCTCTCATTATTCTATATTTTTAACGGTTTACTCTCGATGATTTCGGATAATGTATTTGTGGGTACTGTGTATATTAATGAAGCTAAAACCGCACTAAATGCAGGAATTGTAGAGCGAGCACAATTTGATTTACTTGCGGTTGCAATTAACACAGGGACAAACTTACCGTCTGTTGCAACGCCAAACGGGCAAGCTGCGTTCTTATTTTTATTAACGTCTTCCTTTGCACCGTTAATTAAGCTCTCTTATGGTAGAATGGTGTATATGGCATTACCTTATACCATTGTACTTTCAGTTGTCGGCTTCTTGGCATTAGAATTTTTACTGCCTTCGATGACTGAATTGATGCTGAATTGGGGTTGGATTGTTACACGCTAA
- the dsbB gene encoding disulfide bond formation protein DsbB translates to MLHYFKNLSLSRSAWFFLVLSCIVLEGVALYFQHGMGLVPCVMCIYERVALFGILFAGVLGFLGNRYAVLRWLAILIWLGSAFKGLTLALKHHDYQVNPSPWNQCEFKVDFPQTLPLDKWLPQVFAPGPVNCSQSQWEMFGFSMAQWLIFTFAVYLIFAVIVLISQFKRSRPKNSFIFR, encoded by the coding sequence ATGCTCCATTATTTTAAAAATCTATCACTCTCTCGCAGTGCGTGGTTTTTTCTGGTATTAAGCTGTATTGTGCTAGAAGGTGTCGCCCTATACTTTCAACACGGAATGGGCTTAGTTCCTTGCGTAATGTGTATTTATGAACGTGTTGCTTTATTTGGTATTTTATTTGCAGGCGTTTTAGGTTTTCTTGGCAACCGCTACGCTGTTCTTCGCTGGTTGGCAATTTTGATTTGGCTGGGAAGTGCCTTTAAAGGCTTAACATTGGCACTTAAACATCACGATTATCAAGTTAATCCTTCGCCTTGGAATCAATGCGAATTTAAGGTTGATTTTCCGCAAACATTGCCGCTTGATAAATGGTTACCGCAAGTATTTGCACCCGGTCCGGTAAATTGTAGCCAAAGCCAATGGGAAATGTTTGGTTTTTCAATGGCACAATGGCTAATCTTTACCTTTGCAGTTTATCTGATTTTTGCCGTGATTGTTTTAATCAGCCAATTTAAACGCAGCCGACCAAAAAACAGTTTTATTTTCCGTTAA
- the fadR gene encoding fatty acid metabolism transcriptional regulator FadR: MENTSILKAQSPAALAEEYIVKSIWNNHFPAGTDLPAERELAERIGVTRTTLREVLQRLAREGWLHIQHGKPTRVNNIWETAGPNIIGTIIKLDKNYLPVVISNVVSLRTRMAEAYIPEAIKLVPEESAKLFEGLDNLENTATAYAEFDYKLFRQFTFLANKPVYALILNSFKSMYHQVAKIFFDDPNNRQLTLNFYRSLLAACIAKDSEKATACMAKNRQSSGEIWKKLSANIPESFGEL, translated from the coding sequence ATGGAAAACACGAGCATTTTAAAAGCACAAAGCCCGGCAGCATTAGCGGAAGAGTATATTGTAAAAAGTATTTGGAATAACCACTTTCCGGCAGGCACAGATCTTCCTGCAGAAAGAGAACTCGCGGAACGCATCGGCGTTACCCGAACAACATTAAGAGAAGTATTACAACGTCTGGCTCGTGAAGGGTGGTTGCATATTCAACACGGTAAGCCAACAAGAGTAAATAATATTTGGGAAACCGCAGGTCCGAATATTATAGGTACTATTATTAAGCTGGATAAAAACTATCTGCCTGTTGTGATCTCAAACGTAGTTTCACTCAGAACCCGTATGGCAGAAGCCTATATTCCTGAAGCGATTAAACTTGTGCCTGAAGAAAGTGCAAAACTCTTTGAAGGTTTAGATAATCTGGAAAATACAGCAACTGCTTATGCAGAGTTTGATTATAAATTGTTCAGGCAGTTTACCTTTTTAGCGAATAAACCTGTTTATGCTTTGATTTTAAACAGTTTTAAATCTATGTATCACCAAGTGGCAAAAATATTTTTTGATGACCCAAACAACCGTCAATTAACCTTAAATTTTTATCGTTCGCTACTTGCAGCCTGTATTGCAAAAGATAGCGAAAAAGCGACCGCTTGTATGGCGAAAAACCGCCAATCAAGTGGGGAAATTTGGAAAAAATTATCCGCTAATATTCCCGAAAGTTTCGGTGAACTTTAA
- a CDS encoding PhoH family protein — translation MNEIIFSLEPQDNARLQSLCGAFDEHLALIEKSFNLVISRQGFNFTIQSADENHYSASLIQNSVKLIKQLYNETAPIKGKIKELDLEDVHLAIQESRMLLQNQWQASTQGEIAIKTKRGVIKPRGEHQQAYLRNILSHDISFGIGPAGTGKTFLAVAAAVESLERQEIRRILLTRPAVEAGEKLGFLPGDLGQKIEPYLRPLYDALFEMLGFEKAQKLMERGVIEIAPLAYMRGRTLNDAFIILDESQNTTTEQMKMFLTRIGFNSKAVITGDVTQVDLPRSQKSGLKHAMEVLKDVPELSFNFFDSKDIVRHPVVAKIVQAYDVWEAVDEERREQRKLEKLALEQEKILAQAEVL, via the coding sequence TTGAACGAAATTATTTTTAGTTTAGAACCCCAAGACAACGCACGTCTACAATCACTTTGCGGTGCGTTTGACGAGCATTTAGCTCTTATCGAAAAAAGTTTTAACCTGGTTATTTCCCGCCAAGGGTTTAACTTTACCATTCAATCTGCAGACGAAAACCATTACTCTGCTAGCCTCATTCAAAATAGCGTAAAGCTCATTAAACAACTCTACAACGAAACTGCACCGATTAAAGGCAAAATCAAAGAGTTGGATTTAGAAGACGTACATCTAGCCATTCAAGAAAGCCGAATGTTGTTGCAAAACCAATGGCAAGCAAGTACACAAGGTGAGATTGCAATCAAAACCAAACGGGGTGTAATTAAGCCGAGAGGTGAGCATCAACAAGCCTACCTCCGCAATATTTTAAGCCACGATATCAGTTTTGGTATTGGACCGGCAGGCACAGGGAAAACCTTCTTAGCGGTAGCAGCGGCAGTTGAGTCTTTAGAACGCCAAGAAATCCGCCGTATTTTGCTGACTCGCCCAGCGGTTGAGGCAGGGGAGAAGTTGGGCTTCCTACCCGGGGATTTAGGGCAGAAAATCGAACCTTATTTACGTCCTCTATATGATGCTCTTTTTGAAATGCTCGGTTTTGAAAAAGCTCAAAAATTAATGGAACGAGGTGTGATTGAAATTGCACCACTTGCTTATATGCGTGGGCGAACGCTAAATGATGCCTTTATCATTTTAGATGAAAGCCAAAACACCACCACCGAACAGATGAAAATGTTCTTAACCCGTATTGGCTTTAATTCCAAAGCAGTGATTACAGGTGATGTTACTCAAGTGGATTTACCTCGTAGTCAAAAATCAGGTTTAAAACACGCAATGGAAGTGCTAAAAGATGTGCCTGAGCTGAGTTTCAATTTCTTTGACAGCAAAGATATTGTTCGCCACCCAGTGGTTGCGAAAATCGTCCAAGCCTATGATGTTTGGGAAGCCGTTGATGAAGAAAGACGAGAGCAACGTAAGTTGGAAAAACTCGCCCTAGAGCAAGAAAAAATTCTGGCACAAGCAGAGGTTTTATAA